A window of Mus pahari chromosome 7, PAHARI_EIJ_v1.1, whole genome shotgun sequence contains these coding sequences:
- the Rrm2 gene encoding ribonucleoside-diphosphate reductase subunit M2, with protein sequence MLSVRTPLATIADQQQLQLSPLKRLTLADKENTPPTLSSTRVLASKAARRIFQDSAELESKVPTNPSVEDEPLLRENPRRFVIFPIEYHDIWQMYKKAEASFWTAEEVDLSKDIQHWEALKPDERHFISHVLAFFAASDGIVNENLVERFSQEVQVTEARCFYGFQIAMENIHSEMYSLLIDTYIKDPKEREYLFNAIETMPCVKKKADWALRWIGDKEAAYGERVVAFAAVEGIFFSGSFASIFWLKKRGLMPGLTFSNELISRDEGLHCDFACLMFKHLVHKPSEQRVKEIITNAVRIEQEFLTEALPVKLIGMNCTLMKQYIEFVADRLMLELGFNKIFRVENPFDFMENISLEGKTNFFEKRVGEYQRMGVMSNSTENSFTLDADF encoded by the exons ATGCTCTCCGTCCGCACCCCGCTCGCCACCATCGCTGACCAGCAGCAGCTGCAGTTGTCGCCGCTGAAGCGACTCACCCTGGCTGACAAGGAGAACACG CCCCCGACCCTCAGCAGCACCCGCGTCCTGGCCAGCAAGGCTGCGAGGAGAATCTTTCAGGACTCCGCCGAGCTG GAAAGTAAAGTGCCTACTAACCCCAGCGTTGAGGATGAGCCGTTACTGAGAGAAAATCCCCGCCGCTTCGTTATCTTTCCCATCGAGTACCATGATATCTGGCAGATGTACAAGAAAGCCGAGGCCTCCTTTTGGACTGCCGAAGAG GTGGACCTTTCCAAGGATATTCAGCACTGGGAAGCTCTGAAACCCGATGAGAGACATTTTATATCTCACGTTCTGGCCTTCTTTGCAGCGAGCGATGGCATAGTCAATGAAAACTTG GTGGAGCGATTTAGCCAAGAAGTTCAAGTTACAGAGGCCCGCTGTTTCTATGGCTTCCAAATTGCCATGGAAAACATACACTCTGAAATGTATAGTCTCCTTATTGACACTTACATTAAAGACCCCAAAGAAAG AGAATATCTCTTCAATGCTATTGAAACTATGCCTTGTGTGAAGAAGAAGGCTGACTGGGCCTTGCGCTGGATTGGGGACAAAGAGGCTGCGTATG GAGAGCGAGTTGTGGCCTTTGCCGCCGTAGAAGGAATcttcttttctggttcttttgCATCGATATTCTGGCTCAAGAAACGGGGACTGATGCCGGGCCTTACATTTTCCAATGAGCTTATTAGCAGAGATGAG GGTTTACACTGTGACTTTGCCTGCCTGATGTTCAAGCACCTGGTACACAAGCCATCGGAGCAGAGGGTAAAAGAGATAATCACCAACGCGGTTAGGATAGAGCAG GAGTTCCTCACGGAGGCTTTGCCCGTGAAGCTCATCGGGATGAATTGCACTTTGATGAAGCAGTACATTGAGTTTGTGGCTGACAGGCTTATGCTGGAGCTGGGTTTTAACAAG ATTTTCAGAGTAGAAAATCCATTTGACTTCATGGAAAATATCTCACTCGAAGGGAAGACGAACTTCTTTGAGAAGCGAGTAGGGGAGTATCAGAGGATGGGAGTCATGTCAAATTCGACAGAGAATTCTTTCACCTTGGATGCTGACTTCTGA